TTACTCTGAAACATCTCCACTGGTATTGCGAGTAATTAACTCTACCGCATCATAGCCATCCACTTCCTTTAAATACACTTTCACATTTTCTTCCCTAGAGGTCGGCAATTGTTTCCCACTAAAATCAGGATGAATCGGTAATTCTCGATGACCCCTGTCCACCAACACCACCAGCCAAATTTCTGCGGGTCTACCATAATCACTAACCGCATTCAGGGCCGCTCGAATTGTCCGCCCTTTGTAGATCACATCATCCACTAAAACTACGGTTTTGCCCGACAAATCCAGGGGAATTTCCGTTTTTGCTGGAGTTCGCACCCCAATTTGATCCAAATCATCCCGATAAAAGGTAACATCTAAGGCTCCAACTGGAACGGAGGTTTGTTCAAGCAGCGTAATTTGTTCGGCAATTAAATGGGCTAAAGGGACTCCACGGGTATGGATACCCAGGAGGACAATTTGCGATAATTCCCCGGATTTTTCTATAATCTGGGAGGCTAACCGAGTTAAGGTGCGACGAATTTCGTCAGCATCAAGAATTTCAACAATTTGAGCGGTCATGATCGCAGACAGATAGGGCGTTATTCAGGCCAGTTCGCCAAAATAGATGTTTTAATTATGGTCGATCCACCTGAAAAAAGCGAGGGTCTGCAACCAGTTAGCTCAGAGCCAGTCCAGTGGGCGATCCTAAAAGAGTAATCCCAGAGCAATCCCTAGCCCTAACCACAGCAAAAAACAAGAGCGAGTGAGGGTTAAGGCTTGCCAGATAGAGTCGGGGGTAATGGGGTGGATTGGATCGCCTAAAGGGGGTTTAATTTTGATCGTTCCTCTATAGGTATTGACTCCCCCTAATTGAACTCCTAGAATGGCTGCATAGACACATTCACTCCATCCAGAATTGGGACTAGGGTCATGGATTGCATCCCGTTGACATAGGGCCCAAACTTTTTTTAATTGACCAGATAATAGCCCCAGAGTAATCACCGTTAAGCGACAGGGAAGCCAGGTGAGGAAGTCTTCGAGTTTGGCACTAAACCAACCCATATATAAGTAGGGGGGTTCTCGATAGCCAATCATGGAATCTAAGGTGCTGGCTGCTTTGTACCCCATGGCCAGAGGGAGAGGGCTTAAA
The window above is part of the Roseofilum capinflatum BLCC-M114 genome. Proteins encoded here:
- the pyrR gene encoding bifunctional pyr operon transcriptional regulator/uracil phosphoribosyltransferase PyrR; protein product: MTAQIVEILDADEIRRTLTRLASQIIEKSGELSQIVLLGIHTRGVPLAHLIAEQITLLEQTSVPVGALDVTFYRDDLDQIGVRTPAKTEIPLDLSGKTVVLVDDVIYKGRTIRAALNAVSDYGRPAEIWLVVLVDRGHRELPIHPDFSGKQLPTSREENVKVYLKEVDGYDAVELITRNTSGDVSE